A region from the Manihot esculenta cultivar AM560-2 chromosome 13, M.esculenta_v8, whole genome shotgun sequence genome encodes:
- the LOC110630195 gene encoding putative protein FAR1-RELATED SEQUENCE 10, producing the protein MATKPSNNIWIRRQQCPCGDWKCYIKYEGDEQTSVSSHLVKNETSSISSSAEVVFTPYVGQIFISDDDAFEYYSNFARKNGFSIRKARSTESQNLGIYRRDFVCYRSGFNQPRKKANVEHPRDRKSVRCGCDAKLYLTKEIVDGVIQWYVSQFSNVHNHELLEDDQVRLLPAYRKIQEADQERILLLSKAGFPVNRIVKVLELEKGVQPGQLPFIEKDVRNFVRTCKKTVQENDALLTGKRENDTFELLEACKAMVERDADFTYDYTTDENEKVENIAWSYGDSVRAYTVYGDVVTFDTTYRSITYGLLLGMWFGMDNHGKAILFGCVLLQDESSDSFAWALQSFVRFMRGRHPQTIITDIDSGLRDAIARELENTKHIICKWHILSKLVSWFSLALGSQFEDFKAQFDLLCQLESVEDFEHQWNLLVARYGLSSDKHIGLLFSYRGYWSVSYIKGYFLARTMTAEFSQCLDVFLKRVLRGQTCLQVFFEQVVLAANFGNQSKDGMQYMHIRTCMPIEEHARSVLTPYAFNVFQREIILSLQYGTQEMADGSYLLRHYKKMDGECLVIWIPEEEQIHCSCKEFDQSGILCRHSLRVLALKNYFQLPEKYLPLRWRREHSVLPMDDQNAQSNSDECAQAFHSLAETLLTESLVSKERFTYVHRELTGLLDHVRTMPTTEDFSLNMANNNISES; encoded by the exons ATGGCTACGAAGCCATCAAATAACATATGGATTCGACGCCAGCAATGCCCCTGTGGGGATTGGAAATGCTATATTAAGTACGAAGGAGACGAACAGACATCAGTGAGCTCTCATCTTGTAAAGAATGAGACATCATCAATATCATCATCAGCAGAAGTTGTCTTCACACCATATGTAGGCCAAATTTTCATAAGTGATGATGATGCTTTTGAGTACTACAGCAATTTTGCTAGGAAGAATGGATTTTCAATCAGGAAAGCACGGTCAACTGAAAGCCAAAATTTAGGAATCTATAGACGAGATTTTGTTTGTTATAGATCTGGATTTAATCAACCAAGAAAAAAGGCCAATGTGGAGCATCCACGGGACCGAAAATCAGTTCGATGTGGATGTGATGCAAAATTATATCTTACCAAGGAAATTGTTGATGGTGTCATTCAATGGTATGTTTCACAATTTAGCAATGTTCATAATCATGAGTTATTGGAAGATGACCAGGTGCGCTTGCTACCTGCGTATCGAAAAATACAGGAGGCTGATCAAGAGCGCATTCTTTTGCTATCCAAAGCAGGTTTTCCTGTTAATCGGATTGTGAAGGTGTTAGAGTTAGAAAAGGGTGTTCAACCAGGACAATTGCCCTTTATAGAGAAGGATGTTAGGAATTTTGTTCGGACTTGTAAGAAGACTGTCCAAGAAAATGATGCTTTGCTCACTGGAAAGAGAGAGAATGATACATTTGAACTCCTTGAGGCCTGCAAGGCTATGGTAGAGAGGGATGCAGATTTTACTTATGATTATACAACTGATGAAAATGAGAAGGTAGAAAATATTGCATGGTCATATGGAGACTCTGTTCGTGCATATACAGTTTATGGTGATGTAGTTACATTTGACACCACATATCGTTCTATTACATATGGGTTGCTCCTAGGAATGTGGTTTGGCATGGATAACCATGGGAAGGCAATTTTATTTGGATGTGTCTTGTTGCAAGATGAAAGTTCTGATTCCTTTGCGTGGGCTTTACAG AGTTTTGTTCGCTTTATGCGAGGAAGACATCCACAGACAATTATAACAGATATAGATTCAGGTCTTAGGGATGCTATAGCAAGGGAGTTGGAAAACACTAAACATATTATATGCAAATGGCACATTCTCTCCAAATTAGTAAGCTGGTTCTCTTTGGCACTTGGGTCACAGTTTGAAGATTTTAAAGCTCAGTTTGATTTGTTGTGTCAGCTTGAAAGTGTAGAAGATTTTGAACACCAGTGGAATCTTTTGGTTGCTAGATATGGACTTTCTTCAGATAAGCATATTGGTCTACTCTTTTCATATAGAGGATACTGGTCAGTTTCCTATATCAAAGGTTACTTTCTGGCTCGTACCATGACAGCCGAGTTTTCTCAATGTTtagatgtatttttaaaaagagTCTTGAGAGGGCAAACGTGTTTGCAAGTATTCTTTGAGCAG GTTGTGCTTGCTGCCAACTTTGGAAATCAAAGCAAAGATGGGATGCAGTACATGCATATCAGAACGTGCATGCCTATTGAAGAACATGCAAGAAGTGTTCTCACACCTTATGCCTTTAATGTATTTCAGCGTGAAATAATATTGTCCTTGCAATATGGAACACAAGAAATGGCAGATGGATCTTATCTTTTGCGGCACTACAAGAAAATGGATGGGGAATGTCTTGTAATTTGGATACCAGAAGAGGAGCAAATTCATTGTTCATGCAAGGAATTTGACCAGTCTGGAATATTATGTAGACACTCTCTTAGAGTACTTGCGCTCAAGAACTACTTTCAGCTCCCAGAAAAGTACTTACCTCTTCGTTGGCGAAGGGAGCATTCTGTGTTGCCTATGGATGATCAAAATGCTCAAAGCAACAGTGATGAGTGCGCTCAAGCCTTTCATTCTCTTGCAGAAACTCTATTGACAGAGTCATTGGTATCCAAGGAACGTTTTACTTACGTTCATAGAGAGCTTACAGGGCTCCTTGATCATGTTCGAACTATGCCTACAACTGAAGACTTCTCGTTGAATATGGCCAATAACAATATCAGTGAATCTTAG